The stretch of DNA tttatatgtcAAACACTTGCTGTTTTCTTATGCATTTTAATAATGGGAGATCTCCTGGCTATTTCTGCCTAATCATGTCTGCTTTTAGTCCACCTTAAATTATTTTCACTCGTAATATCAACCACATATTTCATCATGTTTGTTATCTCCCAAGCTTTTTCTAGTCATTTTTGTGAGATTTTCTTTTCTCCCATGCTTCTAACTCTTTTGAGACTGCACTGTCTTGAGATCAGATATGAAACCGATGTTTGTCTTTGTCTCACTTTCttcaaaaatgttgacattgtgTGGTGCTTTGTGAAGGTCTTATCAAACCACTTGAGCCTATTTAACAAAAGAACATGACAACACCTGTGGGGTGAAAGTTGCAAAGCCTGTGCTCTTACTACTGAATTCTTATCTTAGTGATCAATACAAGTTTACTGATGTGTTGTAATTTTCAcccattgatttttatttgattacaaTGACTGGAAACACCCAAACTACAGTTACTATTCTGAAAGGGTCACATTGGTTGCAGGATTTTGTTTAACCTGAGACAGTCAGCATCCCACTGCAATCAATTATTACACTTTTATGACACCATAATGGTGAAAATGGCCCCATATTAATGCTAAAACAAACAGCATTGCTGTAAGAACTATTTAAAGGTAATTGCTTTTCAATGAAATAAACTTCCTCTTGTGCATTATGTTTTCTATTGCTTTAATAACATACTTTGCTTATCCATTTATCTGACAATTTTGACAAATACAAGTACATATAATTCAAACACATGAGATTTTGCCCAATACTTTTATTAGGTTTACGTTGATAAAATTTAAACAGTGATGGGTAATTTCAGCTTCTTCTCAACACATAACTTCTTCAAAATCAGCATTGTTACCAGTGAAAAGGTAGCAACCAGAGTAAGGACGGTTCTCATGGCTTTAAACCAATCAGGGTATCCTGGTAGCAGTGTCAGGTCATAATATAAAGACAGTCCCAGTCCCATTATAACAACTGTGGTCCCCTCTACAACATTGTCCCTGCAGAGCAGTGCCAGCCATGCTATAAGTGACGGGACAACGCTGTTGCCCAAGTTTACCCAGTCAGGTTGAGCGGGACTACCATCAGGAATGGCAAACCCCCAGCGGGCACCTCCAAGAAAGGAGACTATACATGCTCCGTACACCATTTGAGCATGAGCCACTTCAGGGTAGAAGGACTGAGTTGTCGCCATCAGGAGAGGAGCACTGACAAATGGGATGAGCCCAGCGAAACCAACGTAGAGTGCTGGTTTGGGCGCTCCAATTATGGCCCTTAAACTGATATTTTCTTTGCTTTCTCTTCTGTCTGAATGGCAGAGACGTAGGCCAGCCCAGTTGATAGGGCTGGTGCACAGCAGTCTGTTGGTTGAAGTCCATCTGGATGGATTCAAAAAAGACGAGACTCTAGACACCACTTCAAGTTTGGTTCCGTCTGTCCATCCAGGTGATTTCCAAATTGGAACctggaaaaaatatacattattatcccattagaaattattattattttgtttttgttgttcagTTTTAATTTTACTCACCCTCGTAATGGGAGTCGGACAAGATGCAAATCCAAgcatttttaatctaaaaataacaacaaaaatagtcatcttttattaaaccaagcagagcaaatgaaaaataagttcacaatattttatttccatATTCTAATGTATAGTGCAATGATGACCTCCATTTGCTAGTCTAGAACGTTTATCTTTGACCTAATGCAAGGTCAAGTGATAGTTCAGCAACAATGTACTTTTATTAAAGCTCCCGTTCATTTGAATGTTTGTTAATTGGCTGTTAAATCGAAAATATGCACGCTAACTTTTGCATGTTGACATTTTGCCTAGCCTCACTAGAGTCGTTGTTGccatttgaaatgacattttcccccTCTCTGTATTTATTCTGACAAATAGCTGGATTACCGATCTTCCTACCGTCTCAAGAAATCGTGTCTGATCATTTCAGACGTTGTTGAAGGCAAAAGTGTAGTAAAATCGTCCCGAGTCCCCCCTGAAATTAAAAGACAAGTTCTGCTATCGACTATTTTGTCTGTGCATGACAGGGGgcatttttgtagtatttctgAGTCCGCAAACACTCACGCTCCTCATTCGTGCCACCTCATTGCAGAATTGTCGTAAATAAAAGTATGGATTATAACGCATTGATATACAAATGAAAATGGGTTGTTATGTgtgctttcattcattttacaaataCTGAAATTTGAGCTTTCTAAAGCATCTTGCAGAGTCGAACCTTATGCAGTTGCATATTGACCTGACTTCTTGAACGCAGCATTTCCCAGTCTGTTCGAATCCCCTAGCTGCCAGCGCGAGTGGTAAGCGCaaagaaaacccaaacaaacacCGCTAGCCACTCTACGAGAGCTTTATACCCAGGCTGGAGTTTCATTTCGTTGTTGTTGGACTACTTCATGTAACCTCGAATACATTAAAGGTCATTTTGCTTTGAAGAAGGTACGCGATATTGTCACGAAACATTGCAAGTTAGCTCGCTAGCACTTAGCAAGCTGATGAATGTGTGCTGCCGCTGCCGAAGCAGCCATTTTGAAACGGTGTTGTTCCTTCGATGCCAGCTTTATTTACCTATGCTACCCGGTCGTGACAACCGCCCCTATGTGCTATTAACATGATTTTTATTACATGCAAAGTAGTGAGTTGTTGATCGCGTGGGGAATAGGCCCCGAGACCAAAGGAACTCTTTACAATATATCTCCCTGTTTTCAGCTTCAGTTAACAGGCTAGATAACAGCAGCTCACTGCTAACGCTTGCTAATGTTCACGTAGGTAAGTACACAGATGACGAGTTAGCAAACGATTAACTCTAGTTTAAGAGCGCCGCTCGGCTGTGATTGACTTTGATGAGTTTGGGCATGAGAatcgttttgttgttgttccgaATTGCACCTTTGAACACCTAACTTGTGAGTGTGCTGAAACGTGTGCTCTGCGTGTTGAATTGGTTTCATCCAGAGCAAGGGGCCACatagtttttccccttttcctaCAATGGTAACGTTTCAGATGACCCTGTGAGTTGATTGCGATGTAAACTGTCAAATCCTGCAGTGGAATGAATATCTTTGCTGCCGATTGTAGTTGGTGTGTGTCGCCAACTCATTGATGTTAGGATATTACGTAACAGTTCAGCGCGAGTGCAACGTTCTTTGCACCGactttgtttcattttgatgtTAAGTGTACAGAATGCGTTTATGGATTGACCAGGAAGGGGATTCTGTAATACCATTTTGGTTTCGAGTTACTTCTGTGTTGTCCTgtcgccttgtttttttttaaaaatatactagtcattaatatttcatttgaagTTCCAAcacaatttttgtttttgattctgTGACGGCTGTAACTTCAGAGGCATGTGCTTCGATTCCCTTTTGTGCACGAGAGTCGTATTTATAGCCCAAAAgaatatatttggattttttgaaGCTATGATTAAGATCCATCCTCCCCTCCAAGGCTACTGCAATTGAAATGCTAGGTTGATTTATTTGGATATATTTTCCCCAAGCTATAGAATggtaaataattgctattaatACATAGAATGATAAATAATGACTATTAAAATATAGCAACAGTGGCGTTCTTTAAATTTAAGCAGGTATTTATGTTGAAAGTTTGATCAATGAGTTGATTGCCCTTTTTAATTTGCAGGTGCAGCTCCTTGGCCGAATCAGGTGGAACACCAGGAAGTAATCGGAAAACAATTCAAACTCAGCAAGTCCTTCAAAATCATCTCAAGCATTTGTACCCGTTTAGGCTTCTATGGGGTTCTTTTTTATGCCCCTAGAAAAAGTTTTTTGCCTTTGAAAGGGCTGATTGGTATACTGGAGCCTTTTACTAAGATTTGAGCTCGCATATTTATTACATCTAAATTTCGCACAGTTATAGAAATGGGCATTTTACAAATGTAAAACTGAATCAGGCCATGTTCAATTCTTTATCATGAATTACCCATCAACCTCAATATTTCACTAACCAGAAAGGAAAATGACAGCAATGTAACTAACGcaggttttgtttttcttcattgtcaTGTGACCTTGAATTAACGTGCACCGTTTCCTTCCAATTTTGGCAGTCTTTTCACCATTTTAATGAGGTGAGCAGCGAGTTTCCCTCAAAAGACtgtttttgaagtatttttcttttctgcgtgttttttttttttttaccaatttcaaaaatgtttcGGTAAAAGTACAATTAATGCCAAAACCTACTGGCCCACGGTGTGGCAGGACAACACTTGTTTCGTTCTCGCCAACTCTGTGTCAGAGTGGAAGTGTTATGCGAAAAGGTGTCCCTGTGCCTGGGAAAAAGCATTGACACGAACACAAACGTAGCTCATCCGCGCCAGTGCGACAAATGACCTCTTTTCAATATCGTCTTTTTCTAGTCGACAAAGTCTGATCATGTTTCAtatgtcctaaaaaaaaaatcactgagcAACTTCAGAAGCATCTTGGACTTAAAAGAGAATCACTTGGGTCCTGATTTGCTGTGGAGCATCTTGAAAAATCCTGGTCCTCAGAGACAGctgcacttttttgttttttggaaatCCATCTGCTTCCTTGCTTGGCCAGTTTTCTGGATCACCAATTCCAGATCATTCCTCCACCCGTTTGGCCCATCTTCCAGTGATCCACCCTGGACAAAGTGATCTGCCTCTGGGAAAAGGGGCTGCACTGTTGTGGCAGACGTTTAGAGGGGTAGTCATTGTGCCGCTCCCCGTCTGTAAGGGCTAAAAGGCCTGAAGAGCAGAGGCCCAAACGGACGAAGGGAGGAGGCCGAGGACTTCAGAGCCATTGACTCTGGGGTAACTATATGGACTTCTTAGATATCTTTCAAGGGCTTTGCACATTCAAATTGAGTTGAAAGTCATAAGCCTTTcatatctttttcttttcctagATCCTGGCCATGAGGTTTGATGCCTCAATCCACTGACCAGAAACACTGGACCTAAATGGCGCAGCATGACTTTGTCCCTGCCTGGCTTAACTTCTCCACACCCCAGCCTGCCAAGGTTGGTTAGTTCACATTATATTTATCTGAGTGAGTTAGTGAGTCAATGGTGAAGCTTCAACTCTCACTTGGATAATAAATACCATGTACAATATGCTCTGGCTAGCCAATGCGTGACGGGTAGACGGGAGAATGGGAGATACACTCATTtaattggctaaaatagtaccgcaattttaataacaatttgtTTTTCTCCACTATTTCATCTTGAAAAGATGACATTATGTACCTTTTtaactcaaactcaatttattaTAGTAGTATGTACATGATAAAGGTTTTAGACGGCAGTTGGCCAGATTAAATTGAGCAGGTGTAGGGTGTGTCATTGTCATTGTGTCGTTTAATTGCCTCGTATTGTAGACATGCTGTTCGATGTTGTCTGGAGGCCCGGAAGTTTCCCAACTGAATATCTGCATTCAAGACTGAGAAACAAGCTCTGTTTGTTCAGGGATTGCACTCCGATGTCTAATGCCATTGTTCTGGCTTTATGgtgtttttaaattgtgtggTGCAAGCGTGGATTCTTCTTGCCGTGACAATGCAGACAATTTTGCgtttttcaatttttggggATTACACTATGCTAAGCGGTGGGTAAGAGTTGCCTGAATTATAGATGTTTTTTCCCTCACTGACTCAACACATTTTTCATGGCCTCTTTCAGTCCCCTGCTGCCACCCACGATAAACATGGCGAGCCCCACCACCACAGGGAAAGCAGAAATGCTgtgagccgccgccgccacaaTTCTTCCGATGGCTTCTTCAACAATGGCTCCTTGCGTGCTCCGACAGGTATTAAAAGTCAAGAAGTGCAAGTGTGTTACCGAGAGCAAATGTGGCAGTTGGGCCGAGTACTGCTGCCCTTGTGATCCTAATCTAAAGATAAATGAGTCtaataattttcaattttttaaataatttgcacGTTGCTTGTGGGTCCCAGTTTGGTACATTGATTTTTGTATAATCCAGCAGTTGGCAAAGCATCAATAACATAACCATCGCTCCAAAAGTAAAATTGAAAATGGGCACTCGCGCTGATGAACTCAGGATGACCCAATAACAAACACACTGTCAATTGATGACAGGAAGACGAGATCCGATTATCCTAGGATGAAAGTGAAGGCACTGAAGTTTTCAATTGGTGGGGGATGGACCATCATTgtggaatgggaaaaaaacaacaacaatgtgaaTGGTAAAAAGTCTATTTCATTTCTCTTAGGTGATGGATGGCAGCAGCCCTCACTCCTTCTGAGACATGACTCTGTGGATTCAGGCGTAGCCAAAGGAGGGCACAGTGGTTTAGCAGGGGGCTCATGTTGGAAGGAAACAACCAGCTGGCATGGAGGGCCGCGGGGCACTCAAGatggccaccaccaccaccaaggaCGCCACCCTAAAAGGGGAGGGGGTGACAGGGACAGGCAGGGAGGGCACAGGCAGCGCAATGGAAACTTCCATCCACGGAAGGGCAACTCGTACCAGGACAAGTTTCCCAATGAAGAACGTAAAGACAATAAGGATGATAAGCTGAAGTTTGTGGAAGAGGACTTTGTAAGTACTTATTTACACACAGTGCCGCCAGGTTTCAAGTGACAGTTTTCAATTGTTGTCTTTGTTTCGTAGCCTTCCCTCAACCCTGAAACAACTGGAAAGCCCGGGACTCAGATGAGAGCGGTGGCTCCTCATGCTGGAGTGTGGGGTATGAGATCTAAGTCATTGTCTGTATTCTCAGAGctgaagtgtgttttttttcccctaatggTGAATTTACTACTTTGGGTGATATAAAATATGCTCTATTAGTACATGACTACATGGCCTAAAATCTGACATCCACGCATGTGGACACCAAGTCTTATTTACAACtatatatagaatataaagTGAAATAACACtaaagttgactttttttaattttcacatttaaatggGAGTCTTATAAATAGTAATGGTTCTCTGGATTTCTTCTCCTCTAAAGAAAATCCTCCAAGTGGCAAGCAGATGGCATCCAAAATGTTAGTGATCAAGAAGATTTCCAAGGAGGACCCCAGCACCGCCTTCTCTGCCGGCTTCGCCAGTGCTGGCGTGCTGCCCGCCAACGCCGGTAAAGCACCCATCACAGGCTCCAGCATCTACAAGAATCTGATCCCGAAGCCTGCCGTGGCCCCTATTAAAGTACGACGGATTGCAGTATGTCAGAATTTCTTTGGAAAGTTGTCCGACCAActctttttaaaaggaaaataaatgtctttttaaagagTACCCAGTGGAAAGCCGGCACGAGGGAAATTGCCAAGTCTGGCCGAGATTCCGTCTTCACCAACCCCGCTTCCGTTGTTAAACCCAGCACCCCGGTCAGTGCACCGCAGCACAACGCCCCAAGAGAGGTGGGTTTTCCCTCTGCCTACCACTCGAGGTTAAAAATGCACTAGTATGATAGAGTGTCTGTTTTGCCATCCTTGCAGAATCCTTCCAGCACCACACCCCCCATAGACATTGCCCCGTCGAGGCTCAAGCTGATGCGCCGCGGTCCGGATAGAAAGAGCGACTTTTTGCGAGCACTGAAGGATGAGGGCCCTGGGGAACTGACAAACAGCAGCAGTCCGGGAACGTCGGGAGAGGTCAGTAATGACACGCCACACAGGCAAAAGGGGGGGAGGATAGAAGGTGTTTTGAACTTTTCCTGCAAAGTAGAAGTTTGATCTTGTCAAACACAGGATTGTTGTTGTTCATTTGTTCTTTATCTCCCACAATAACATGtgatttgtgtttatttatatcATAGGCTTCCTATTTGAACAAATAACTGCATGACCAGGCAAAACTGAATGGCAGGTAATGAGTTAGTGTCTGTTTGCAGGGTGAAAGCAACACCCCCGAGCCCAAAACCTACAGTGAAGATGTCTGCCATGAAAATGGTCTGTCGTACTCCCTCAGTGACTCGGACACGGAACATCTGTCTAGCTCTTTGGAGGCTGAGCACAGGTACAAGTATACATGACAGTCCTACGTATTTTGGATTTCTAGCTGCGTGATGGCGGAACACagaatttttttccaagaatatCAGCACCTTGTGAAGATTTATAGGGAAATTTGTGGTAAAATTGTCAGAGGAGGATTTATTAGCATCCTCTATATTGGATTCTCAAGTCTGGGAACTTGATACTTGTTAATGACCTAAATGTTGTTACCAAGTAGAATATTTAGGTGTGGGTTTGAAATTGAGAACTTTTCTTTTTAGAGGCAATTTTTatcacagtatttttttagaCTGAAGCTATTTTGTAAACCCCTAAATGTGTATTCAgggataaaaaaacacatttttaaaaccacATTTTTCCAGGTTGCTGAAGGCCATGGGCTGgcaggagtacccagaaaatGATGACAACTTCCTGCCTCTGACGGAAGACGAGCTGCGAGAATTCCAGACAAAGACCGAGCAGGTGAGCGAGCGTAAAATTTCATCGTTCACAACACCAACTCACGTGTGCTATCCTTCGGTACGGCCCGAGCAGCTGAAGAGGAACGGCTTGCAGAAGAATGGGGTCTTCCCGAGGGCGCGGGGTGTCACCCTCCACTTCACCCCCTGGAGGAGTGTAGCGGAGGCCCACATGGAGGAGGGCTCTGAGTCAGAAACCAGTAGCAGCAGCCAGACCTCGGACGACGATGACTGCATCAAATCCTAACGTGGCTTTACGGaacaaaaagaagagaaagcgACACATCTCAAAGCCACCTACCCTCCTTCCTCTCATCTTTGTTTTTAGAGcaccattttgaatttttgattctttttttttgttgttgttcttgcacAAGGGAAAAACCAATCATATCCCAGTGAAGGAGGAGAATTCTGCTCTGCCAGACGTTGTTTTCCCTGCGTTTCCTCCTTCACTGCAGTCCTGCTCTCTGACCCAGGCCCCTTCCTCCTTTTTCTTCCTCGCTTTGTGGAACTGAAGTGTTCATCAAGAAAAAGGGCAATGAATGCACACTTGATTCTGCTTTAAACAGACTAACTCATTTCATTGATGATGGCTGATGACAcattattaatgatattaatAAAAATTGGTTCCTGATGAGCTCATTGTTTCAACATGCTGAATGTGGTGCTTGACTCTCATTTCTTTAGCTCCATTTCCTATTGTTAGgaaatgtttttaaacttttgaGTTATTTATGGGTGGTCTTTTGGGAATGCTAGAcatccaacccattttgaaCAGAGTAAATGATGcccaaaatgactaaaaaattagTCTATGTTCATCCAACGTAAGCTGACAAATTTTGAATTACATAGGGGTTGTGTGTCATACTTTATACCAGTAATGTTATGGCAGATTTTTATGGGGTTAAATACTGttttcaaaatataacagggtAACTGAGTGCACCAGCCAAATGAAACACTCAATTTTCTAGTCATGTGTCTGCTCTGCAAAATTAATGCAGATTTTAAGGTAGCCCAGTTCCATTGAAAGTCTTATTACCAAAAGATAAAAGTAAAACTGTgacatatgaaaatattttattagacATATTCAAGTATTCCAACAACAGGTTTGTGCAACAACGCCAACGTTTCAGTTTGAATGTTGCAATTATATCAAAGCAGGTGCAACAGGCAGTGTTTTGATGCTGGGATCATCTCAGCACACAACTTCATCAATGTAGAAAACATTTGGATTCaactttgtaaaaaaacaagtccaacAAGATGTATGACAGAGTCACGTGAGAACAATGCTCCCATTTCAGACTGCAagagaataaagaaaaacaatgaccaAATTAGTACATAACTGACAGTTAAAGAATCCTAATAACAGTCCCTTACCCTTCAATTTCCATATTTAGTGCGCCTTGCTGGAATCAGCAATGGCTTCCCGAGTATCATCCTGCTTCACCTTCTTAACCAAACCCTCTTTCACAGGACTCTCTTCTGGTTTCCTCTAAAACACAGATGCCTTGAGATCACACAGTGCAGCACACCATTATTCATTTGAAGATCAATCACTGTCCCACCTTTTTCCTGACCAAGTGGCTGATGTTAGAAACAGGCGAAACAGCAGCAGACCCATTGGTAGAAGTGACTTGGTCCCGGTTTATCTGTGTGGGAAGTGTTATGCTGCATTTAGACCATATGCGGATTGTGCTCATCATCAATTACTGGTGCCACTCACTGCAGAAGTATCCGTATTGGATCCAGCAGACACAGTCGAAGGGAAGGCGTCATCCTGCCGAGTGAGACGGTGGTCACTCAAAATCTACTTTACCGTGAGCAAACAATACGGGTTGTTTAGCCTACCAGCGCAGCCTTCAAGGTCTCCGTGGCGATCGTTTTCAGGCCATCAGTGGCGTCCACCACCTTCTCCTGGATGTCCGGGAGCAGCGACTCCAGCTCGTCCGCCTCTTTCCGTTCCTTAGAAAGCATGTCGACCTTCTTTTCCATCGACCCTTGCAGTTTTTCTGTTCATACAACCGGTCAGAAAGGATGTGGGTTAGCATTGCCATGTTTAAATTGAGTATTTCAATTAGAAAATGTCACTGCTTCAATGACTGGTGTTGAAATAGCTTGTCTTGAAagtgttgtatttatttttttgtaggataTGTCCTCTTGTGACAACAGTAAATACTAAATAAGTCATATAACATGGCCACAGTGAGAATTCTCAATACaataataagtaatatataataataaatatgccTGTTTCCATCTAAAGTCATttcaaaatgcattgaatttttttaatgcaatgacttatttttaatcaaataaccTAACTCATCGATAGATTCATCAGTGAGTAAAATAATGGGCAGAAAATTTGGCGAGCGCCTCTCACCCAGCCTGCTCTTGATGACCGACGCGGAGCAGTTAAACGCCTGGATGGCCTCGCCGAACTGCAGATTCAAGCCAAAGGTCACACCCAGCTGGTAGTGCGTCTCAGCCACAAGCCTGCTGTCCGATTCCAAGTGTTGGAGCTGAAGAGAAAGGCACTCCTGGAAATCCTCCAGCGCTTGGGTGTAATTCCCTGcgggccgggggggggggggggggggggcaagccAGGAATCAGATTGCGTCACTCACGACCACAAACGCCGAAAAGAAACCTTCCACCGACCTGACTCGACGGAAACTTCGCCGAGTCTCAAGTGAGTCTGCGCTGCCATGAGCTGGTCTTCCTTCGACTCTTTTCTACACCCAGAAGAACAAGAAAATTCAGTTTGGAATCGAGTGATGTTCTTTCAGAGTCCGCTCGAACCTCTTATAGATGACTTTGGCTACTTCCAGCATCTCCCAGGCAAGCTGGAGGTTCCCCACCTCCTcattcccctcctcctcctcgtcactCTCCTGCTAAAAAACTTCACTTTAAAATTGAAGGGATTTGGCCAAAGCTCAAAAAATGGTCCCGAATTGCAATACTTTGTATTCTAAAAGGTTTAGTTGTAGTATTCCAGAACAACAATTTCCATATTGTGAGATTAGCAGAGGTTCTCAACATAAACAACTTTTTCTGTTGTTGTACCTTTTCTCCATTGTCATTCTCCTCTCCTGCACTTTCTTCAGATTCaactagaaagaaaaaaaaggagaaaaaaaacaaaaggtataATTTTTCAGACTTGGAAGCAAATAAGATTAACCTACCTTCAGCTCCCTCTGCTGGTttatcctcatcttcatcctcctccattttctcagcttcttctttgaccTCATCAACAGCCATTTCTTGTACTTCACCTCCTTCCTTTTTGTCAGATGCTTCACCCGCCTTAAACGTCTTGTCAGCTGCGTCTTCCATTTTGCTTGATGTCGATTCCCTTACATCATCCGATGGTTGGTCCACCTTGTCAGCTCCACTTTTCACCTCATCTCCTTTTACATGTTCAGCTTTGTCttcctcattttcctccatttggcttccattgacttCACCCTTTTTATCACCGTCATCTTTCTTTTTGGAATCTTCAGATTTCTCCGCCATAGCGTCATAAACTTGAACCCTCAGCTCATCTCTGGTCTTATCTGTTATGAAAGACAGAAAAGCCTTAAAGCTTCATATTTACCCCATCACCAGACTATGACATCAAATATATGTCAAAATGATGTAAAACAAGAACTGGTTATGAATGGCAATGAAAGATGaccattagatgtccaatctttttGGAGTGGGAGGTTTTCCAACAGTCAAAATAACGAGTTAACCTTCCCTCACCATCAACACTTTCCGTGCTCTCCACATTGGAGTTCTTTGGCTtctcatcctcctcatcatcatccggAACTCCTTCCAAAGCGTTGCCGAGAACAGAATTCTCCATCCTGCACCAGAAAACCGTTATTCAGCTCaatccttttaaaaaatcatttgggaAAAAGGGCATTCCTACCT from Stigmatopora nigra isolate UIUO_SnigA chromosome 9, RoL_Snig_1.1, whole genome shotgun sequence encodes:
- the LOC144201140 gene encoding transmembrane protein 69-like isoform X2 gives rise to the protein MLGFASCPTPITRVPIWKSPGWTDGTKLEVVSRVSSFLNPSRWTSTNRLLCTSPINWAGLRLCHSDRRESKENISLRAIIGAPKPALYVGFAGLIPFVSAPLLMATTQSFYPEVAHAQMVYGACIVSFLGGARWGFAIPDGSPAQPDWVNLGNSVVPSLIAWLALLCRDNVVEGTTVVIMGLGLSLYYDLTLLPGYPDWFKAMRTVLTLVATFSLVTMLILKKLCVEKKLKLPITV
- the LOC144201140 gene encoding transmembrane protein 69-like isoform X1, which encodes MIRHDFLRRLKMLGFASCPTPITRVPIWKSPGWTDGTKLEVVSRVSSFLNPSRWTSTNRLLCTSPINWAGLRLCHSDRRESKENISLRAIIGAPKPALYVGFAGLIPFVSAPLLMATTQSFYPEVAHAQMVYGACIVSFLGGARWGFAIPDGSPAQPDWVNLGNSVVPSLIAWLALLCRDNVVEGTTVVIMGLGLSLYYDLTLLPGYPDWFKAMRTVLTLVATFSLVTMLILKKLCVEKKLKLPITV
- the gpbp1l1 gene encoding vasculin-like protein 1 isoform X1; translation: MAQHDFVPAWLNFSTPQPAKSPAATHDKHGEPHHHRESRNAVSRRRHNSSDGFFNNGSLRAPTGDGWQQPSLLLRHDSVDSGVAKGGHSGLAGGSCWKETTSWHGGPRGTQDGHHHHQGRHPKRGGGDRDRQGGHRQRNGNFHPRKGNSYQDKFPNEERKDNKDDKLKFVEEDFPSLNPETTGKPGTQMRAVAPHAGVWENPPSGKQMASKMLVIKKISKEDPSTAFSAGFASAGVLPANAGKAPITGSSIYKNLIPKPAVAPIKVRRIASTQWKAGTREIAKSGRDSVFTNPASVVKPSTPVSAPQHNAPRENPSSTTPPIDIAPSRLKLMRRGPDRKSDFLRALKDEGPGELTNSSSPGTSGEGESNTPEPKTYSEDVCHENGLSYSLSDSDTEHLSSSLEAEHRLLKAMGWQEYPENDDNFLPLTEDELREFQTKTEQLKRNGLQKNGVFPRARGVTLHFTPWRSVAEAHMEEGSESETSSSSQTSDDDDCIKS
- the gpbp1l1 gene encoding vasculin-like protein 1 isoform X2, with translation MAQHDFVPAWLNFSTPQPAKSPAATHDKHGEPHHHRESRNAVSRRRHNSSDGFFNNGSLRAPTGDGWQQPSLLLRHDSVDSGVAKGGHSGLAGGSCWKETTSWHGGPRGTQDGHHHHQGRHPKRGGGDRDRQGGHRQRNGNFHPRKGNSYQDKFPNEERKDNKDDKLKFVEEDFPSLNPETTGKPGTQMRAVAPHAGVWENPPSGKQMASKMLVIKKISKEDPSTAFSAGFASAGVLPANAGKAPITGSSIYKNLIPKPAVAPIKSTQWKAGTREIAKSGRDSVFTNPASVVKPSTPVSAPQHNAPRENPSSTTPPIDIAPSRLKLMRRGPDRKSDFLRALKDEGPGELTNSSSPGTSGEGESNTPEPKTYSEDVCHENGLSYSLSDSDTEHLSSSLEAEHRLLKAMGWQEYPENDDNFLPLTEDELREFQTKTEQLKRNGLQKNGVFPRARGVTLHFTPWRSVAEAHMEEGSESETSSSSQTSDDDDCIKS
- the LOC144201136 gene encoding nuclear autoantigenic sperm protein-like codes for the protein MQAQERMPSRHDVTSLIPIRFLLNTSHRRQDRAFLVDMEEANKLIGAGKKHLVMGKVVDAVSTFQEACGILAKEYGDTADECAEAFFWCGNALLSLARMENSVLGNALEGVPDDDEEDEKPKNSNVESTESVDDKTRDELRVQVYDAMAEKSEDSKKKDDGDKKGEVNGSQMEENEEDKAEHVKGDEVKSGADKVDQPSDDVRESTSSKMEDAADKTFKAGEASDKKEGGEVQEMAVDEVKEEAEKMEEDEDEDKPAEGAEVESEESAGEENDNGEKQESDEEEEGNEEVGNLQLAWEMLEVAKVIYKRKESKEDQLMAAQTHLRLGEVSVESGNYTQALEDFQECLSLQLQHLESDSRLVAETHYQLGVTFGLNLQFGEAIQAFNCSASVIKSRLEKLQGSMEKKVDMLSKERKEADELESLLPDIQEKVVDATDGLKTIATETLKAALDDAFPSTVSAGSNTDTSAINRDQVTSTNGSAAVSPVSNISHLVRKKRKPEESPVKEGLVKKVKQDDTREAIADSSKAH